One genomic region from Quercus robur chromosome 4, dhQueRobu3.1, whole genome shotgun sequence encodes:
- the LOC126721131 gene encoding disease resistance protein RPM1-like — MAASAVAAVTAVITLLDKVLQFVKNRSDGYSANIEDVKRLFCTLIAYLTDTEGVEATEGLMDRVDQVRDVANETKDAITEFMYHVPEHCHDYWFTKTCHDVAHFFKDFVPLHQFSSRMKAIKRKLKAIDELDRLRVGTFGATSSSSAGKVPLRTYSFSRNDHLLVGIEENKKALLSLVCREESKDMVISVIGDAGSGKTALIREVYQMIKGNFNCNAWVSVLSSCEGLIENLCEELCLSVGPANKMKRLHSYLQPQSYLLVFDGIWTEDELGCIKNVVPDNNLGGRILISTRNRNLASYRARSRDCSYDLKLLTEFGSWQLFCNKTFGATGCPNFLVDCSEKIVKRCEGSPHVIVAVSDFLSNKPHTLMEFMNVHDSLKYEPGDHVGHSCYSILSTSYYRLSSILKYCFLSFRFFPEDYSIPSEELVWLWIGDEKIEQKRGKTLMQVGYEYLEKLVQMSLVQVITRDFDGRVKSCRVSNLARGFIISKSEKDDSFTVLRPPHTSLDGGKPRQLSLQNCSLSMLQNKDLSYVRTLSVFGGGDSSESIPKSLFYNFRYLSALFLENVALHCFPKKVFQLTLLTHLRLRNTRIKSVPKSIKKLQNLRIFTLEESLVTSLPREIIQLRSLLRLSVGCQGINDVAVGVEVFLRSGCFTSLQILSLIKANYKNKSIVKELGNLTNLTELRITELKKEDGKDFCASIEMMEHLSSLDVNSASNEEYLDLGYVMKLPKLLKNLYLGGRLEEIPAWICRLDSLLKLILKGSKLQTNPLEALQVLPSLEVLHLHDAYNGQVLKFSAKSFLELRVLEIENCSQLDIVVIPGRAMPKLQKLIVKNCGLTRVHITKKMHSQLEEVLVPPGLLCFPVAIN, encoded by the coding sequence ATGGCAGCCTCTGCAGTAGCTGCAGTCACCGCAGTTATAACTCTACTTGATAAGGTGCTACAGTTCGTCAAGAATAGGTCTGATGGCTATAGTGCTAACATTGAAGATGTAAAGCGTTTGTTTTGTACGTTGATAGCTTACCTGACCGACACAGAAGGAGTAGAAGCTACGGAAGGTTTGATGGATCGAGTGGATCAAGTGAGGGATGTAGCAAATGAGACTAAAGATGCAATTACAGAGTTCATGTATCATGTTCCTGAGCACTGCCATGATTATTGGTTCACCAAAACCTGTCATGATGTTGCTCACTTTTTTAAGGACTTTGTTCCATTACATCAATTTTCCTCACGGATGAAAGCTATCAAAAGAAAACTTAAGGCCATCGATGAGTTGGATCGACTTCGCGTTGGTACCTTTGGAGCTACTTCAAGTTCAAGTGCTGGAAAGGTCCCTTTAAGGACTTATTCTTTTTCCAGAAATGATCACCTTCTTGTGGGTATTGAGGAGAATAAAAAGGCACTTCTGAGTCTTGTTTGCCGtgaagaatcaaaggacatgGTAATTTCAGTAATCGGAGATGCTGGCTCAGGTAAAACCGCTCTTATTCGTGAAGTCTATCAAATGATTAAAGGAAATTTTAATTGCAATGCTTGGGTTTCCGTCCTATCCTCTTGTGAGGGCTTGATAGAGAATCTTTGTGAGGAATTGTGTTTATCTGTTGGACCCGCAAATAAAATGAAGAGGTTGCACTCTTATTTACAGCCACAAAGTTACCTCCTTGTTTTTGATGGTATTTGGACCGAAGATGAGTTGGGTTGCATTAAAAATGTAGTTCCTGATAACAATCTAGGTGGTAGAATACTTATCTCCACCCGTAATCGCAATTTAGCTTCTTATCGTGCAAGATCTAGGGATTGTTCCTATGATCTTAAACTCTTAACAGAGTTTGGGTCTTGGCAGCTCTTTTGTAACAAGACCTTCGGGGCTACTGGCTGCCCAAATTTCTTGGTTGATTGTTCTGAGAAAATTGTGAAAAGATGTGAAGGGTCGCCGCATGTAATTGTTGCAGTTTCCGACTTCTTGTCAAATAAGCCACATACTCTGATGGAGTTCATGAATGTCCATGATAGCCTTAAGTATGAACCAGGAGATCATGTCGGTCATTCCTGCTATTCAATTTTATCTACGAGTTATTACCGTTTGTCATCCATTCTTAAGTATTGTTTCTTGTCCTTTCGTTTTTTCCCTGAGGATTACTCTATCCCAAGTGAAGAACTGGTTTGGCTGTGGATAGGTGATGAGAAAATCGAGCAAAAACGAGGTAAAACTCTGATGCAGGTGGGGTATGAGTACTTAGAGAAGCTAGTTCAGATGAGCTTGGTTCAAGTAATCACAAGGGATTTTGATGGGCGTGTAAAAAGTTGTCGAGTTTCTAATCTTGCAAGAGGTTTCATCATTTCCAAGTCTGAGAAGGATGACTCCTTTACTGTTCTCAGACCTCCACACACTAGTTTGGATGGTGGGAAGCCTCGCCAATTATCTCTCCAGAATTGCTCCCTCTCTATGTTACAAAACAAAGATTTATCTTATGTTCGTACATTATCTGTGTTTGGGGGAGGCGATTCATCTGAATCTATACCCAAAAGCCTTTTTTACAACTTCAGGTATTTGTCGgctctatttttggaaaatgtagCTTTGCATTGTTTTCCTAAAAAAGTTTTCCAACTCACCCTTCTAACGCACCTAAGGCTGAGGAATACCAGGATAAAGTCAGTTCCAAAATCTATTAAGAAGCTTCAGAATTTAAGGATTTTCACACTTGAAGAATCTCTTGTCACCAGTTTGCCCAGGGAGATCATTCAACTTCGCAGCTTGCTCCGTTTGTCTGTTGGTTGCCAAGGCATAAATGATGTTGCTGTAGGAGTGGAAGTGTTTCTAAGAAGTGGGTGTTTTACATCATTACAAATCCTGTCACTTATCAAGGCAAACTACAAAAACAAGAGCATTGTAAAAGAGTTGGGGAACTTGACTAATCTGACTGAACTTAGGATCACAGAACTCAAGAAAGAAGATGGAAAAGATTTTTGTGCATCCATTGAGATGATGGAACATCTTTCTTCTTTGGATGTGAACTCGGCAAGCAATGAGGAGTATCTTGATTTGGGCTATGTAATGAAGCTTCCTAAGCTGCTTAAAAATCTATATCTCGGAGGGAGGTTGGAGGAAATTCCAGCATGGATTTGCAGACTTGATAGTTTGTTAAAACTAATTTTGAAAGGATCAAAACTGCAAACGAATCCACTTGAGGCCCTTCAGGTTTTGCCTTCTTTGGAAGTGCTCCATCTACATGATGCTTACAATGGTCAGGTGCTGAAATTTAGTGCTAAATCATTTTTGGAATTGAGGGtgttagaaattgaaaattgcagTCAATTAGACATTGTTGTGATTCCAGGAAGAGCAATGCCTAAACTTCAGAAGCTGATTGTAAAAAACTGTGGCCTTACCAGGGTTCACATAACGAAGAAAATGCACAGCCAGCTGGAGGAAGTGCTTGTTCCACCAGGCCTTCTATGTTTCCCTGTTGCAATTAactga